Proteins encoded by one window of Paraburkholderia terrae:
- a CDS encoding LysR family transcriptional regulator has protein sequence MDRLDALRLFVEIAEAGSFSAAARKSTVSTSTVTLALQKLEEEVGARLIMRTTRRLAFTHEGQRFLDDARRVLADWDAAILSLREDGPLNGPIRLTASNDFGRTRVVPLLDKFMSEHPQVQVSLLLTDGHVDLVDQHLDLALRNGPLIDSRLKARLLLTGPRVVCAAPSYWATHGKPMHPAQLSSHNCLILARPDAPFSNWPFVVDGKQIAVRVSGNRVASDGGVLREWAVHGYGVILKNRWDIYHELMSGRLETALDSFIGERVDLFAVYAGAVPSRRVGTFIDFIARELSVDDTLELHPLDSLRPL, from the coding sequence ATGGACCGGCTTGACGCGTTAAGGCTGTTTGTCGAAATCGCCGAGGCCGGGAGCTTTTCCGCGGCCGCGCGAAAGAGCACGGTGTCGACATCGACAGTCACGCTCGCGCTGCAAAAGCTTGAAGAGGAAGTGGGCGCGCGCCTCATCATGCGCACGACGCGCCGCCTCGCCTTTACCCATGAAGGTCAGCGCTTTCTGGACGACGCGCGCCGCGTACTCGCGGATTGGGATGCCGCGATTCTGAGCCTGCGCGAAGACGGTCCATTGAACGGGCCGATCCGGTTGACCGCCAGCAACGATTTCGGCCGCACGCGCGTCGTGCCATTGCTCGACAAGTTCATGAGCGAGCATCCGCAAGTGCAGGTGTCGCTGCTGCTGACGGATGGTCATGTCGATCTCGTCGATCAACATCTGGATCTCGCGCTGCGCAACGGCCCGCTGATCGACTCGCGGCTTAAGGCGCGGCTGTTGCTGACGGGGCCGCGTGTGGTATGCGCCGCGCCGTCGTATTGGGCGACGCATGGCAAGCCGATGCACCCGGCGCAACTGTCTTCGCACAACTGCCTGATTCTCGCGCGTCCCGATGCGCCGTTTTCGAACTGGCCGTTCGTCGTCGACGGCAAGCAGATTGCGGTGAGAGTGTCCGGCAACCGTGTGGCGAGCGACGGCGGCGTATTGCGCGAATGGGCCGTGCATGGCTACGGCGTGATACTGAAGAACCGCTGGGATATTTATCATGAGCTGATGTCGGGCAGACTCGAAACGGCGCTTGATTCTTTCATCGGCGAGCGCGTCGATCTGTTCGCCGTCTATGCGGGCGCGGTGCCGAGCCGCCGCGTTGGCACGTTTATCGACTTCATTGCGCGTGAACTGTCGGTCGACGATACGCTCGAACTGCATCCGCTCGACAGTCTTCGTCCGCTTTAG
- a CDS encoding DUF3331 domain-containing protein, with protein sequence MMTRPVEEDIVRRALVGVLMPTPIESARKAQYGPKKKFRMTKRPPPEALEPVEVEPPPAHISILEQLSSKTLSVCWSDPRSGHYADQVWRIGLARMDSFCVLTGMPIRRGDPVFRPRACESYFPANRDRMILASAVPSCPSAIMLD encoded by the coding sequence ATGATGACTCGTCCGGTTGAAGAAGATATCGTTAGACGCGCATTGGTAGGCGTCCTGATGCCCACACCTATTGAATCTGCCAGGAAAGCACAATACGGTCCAAAAAAGAAATTTCGCATGACCAAGCGGCCACCGCCTGAAGCGTTAGAGCCTGTCGAGGTCGAGCCACCGCCGGCGCATATCTCCATTCTTGAACAACTGTCGTCGAAGACACTTAGCGTGTGCTGGAGCGATCCACGCTCAGGTCATTACGCGGATCAGGTATGGCGAATCGGTCTCGCACGCATGGACTCGTTCTGCGTGCTGACGGGTATGCCGATCCGGCGTGGCGACCCGGTGTTTCGACCAAGGGCTTGCGAAAGCTATTTCCCCGCTAACCGCGACAGGATGATTCTGGCATCCGCCGTGCCGTCCTGTCCGAGCGCAATCATGCTCGATTGA
- the catC gene encoding muconolactone Delta-isomerase, translating into MLFHVKMVVKLPPDMPVERANELKATEKALAQRLQKEGIWRHLWRIAGLYANFSVFDVESPAQLNEILMQLPLYPYMEVTVDAMCRHPSSIHEDDR; encoded by the coding sequence ATGCTATTTCACGTGAAGATGGTCGTTAAGCTGCCGCCCGATATGCCTGTCGAGCGCGCCAATGAATTGAAGGCCACAGAAAAGGCCCTGGCGCAGCGTCTGCAAAAGGAAGGCATCTGGCGACATCTTTGGCGCATTGCGGGCCTGTACGCGAATTTCAGCGTGTTCGACGTGGAAAGCCCCGCGCAACTCAATGAGATCCTCATGCAGTTGCCGCTTTATCCGTACATGGAAGTGACGGTGGATGCGATGTGCCGCCATCCTTCGTCGATTCACGAAGACGATCGCTAG
- a CDS encoding muconate/chloromuconate family cycloisomerase — protein sequence MIPSAVQIQAVETILVDVPTIRPHRLSVATMNCQALVLIRIQCADGITGWGEATTIGGLAYGEESPESIKTNIDTYFAPLLKGMDATRPGQAMAKLRECFQGNRFAKCAIETALFDAQAQRFGVPLSELFGGRVTDSVEVAWTLASGDTGRDIDEAHQMLEMKRHRVFKLKIGTRAPAEDIAHVAAIKAAVGDHAEVRVDVNQAWSQAEALWACERLADAGCNLIEQPIAADDRRGLKRLTHLSKVPIMADEALHGPVDAFDVASEHAADVFAVKIAQSGGLTGAASVAAIALAAGVDLYGGTMLEGAVGTIASAQLFSTFRELKWGTELFGPLLLTQEILTEPLRYENFSLQLPQGPGLGIQLDLDKIGRLRRDSKHGASVVKG from the coding sequence ATGATACCAAGCGCCGTTCAGATACAAGCTGTAGAGACTATTCTCGTCGATGTTCCGACGATTCGCCCGCACCGCCTGTCGGTCGCCACGATGAATTGCCAGGCACTTGTGCTGATCCGCATTCAATGCGCGGATGGTATAACGGGCTGGGGAGAGGCGACCACAATCGGTGGTCTCGCGTATGGCGAGGAAAGCCCCGAAAGCATCAAGACCAACATCGACACCTATTTCGCGCCGCTGCTCAAGGGCATGGACGCGACCCGTCCCGGCCAGGCGATGGCGAAGCTGCGCGAATGCTTCCAGGGCAACCGCTTTGCGAAGTGCGCGATCGAAACCGCGTTGTTCGACGCGCAGGCACAGCGTTTCGGCGTGCCGCTGTCGGAGTTGTTCGGCGGCCGCGTGACGGATTCCGTCGAAGTCGCATGGACGCTGGCGAGCGGCGACACAGGCCGCGATATCGACGAAGCGCATCAGATGCTGGAAATGAAGCGGCACCGCGTGTTCAAGCTGAAGATCGGCACGCGCGCACCGGCTGAGGACATCGCGCACGTCGCAGCGATCAAGGCGGCCGTGGGCGACCACGCTGAAGTCCGCGTCGACGTGAATCAGGCGTGGAGCCAGGCGGAAGCGCTGTGGGCGTGCGAACGCCTCGCGGACGCGGGCTGCAATCTGATCGAGCAACCCATCGCCGCCGACGACCGTCGCGGCCTCAAGCGTCTCACGCATCTCTCGAAAGTGCCCATCATGGCCGACGAGGCGCTGCATGGTCCCGTCGATGCATTCGATGTCGCCAGCGAGCATGCGGCCGATGTATTCGCCGTGAAGATCGCGCAATCGGGCGGCCTGACGGGCGCGGCAAGCGTGGCGGCGATTGCGCTTGCTGCGGGCGTCGACCTGTACGGCGGCACGATGCTGGAAGGCGCGGTCGGCACGATCGCTTCGGCGCAACTGTTCAGCACGTTCCGCGAATTGAAGTGGGGCACTGAGCTGTTCGGGCCGTTGCTTCTCACACAGGAAATTCTCACCGAGCCGCTGCGCTACGAGAACTTCTCGTTGCAATTGCCGCAAGGCCCGGGACTCGGCATTCAACTCGACCTCGACAAGATCGGGAGACTGCGCCGCGATTCGAAGCATGGCGCGAGTGTGGTCAAAGGTTAG
- a CDS encoding LysR family transcriptional regulator, whose product MELRQLRYFVAVAEERNFTRAAERLNMTQPPLSRQIQQIEDTVGLALFERGARPLKLTEAGRVFYAQAKRLLEESDELLPLTRRLAQLAERIVIGFVPSTLYGPLPDVIRAFREAAPLIQISLIEMFTIEQLSALKGGRIDVGFGRLRFDESQLAREVLVEEPLIAALPSGHALADVAQLTLDALSKETLIIYPSTPRPSYADQQLSAFRDHAVEPAAVHEVRELQTALGLVAAQVGVCLVPESVRGLRARGVTYRSIEETNVSSPIIMSRRLQDQSSTTELFCSIARDLFKRPLAV is encoded by the coding sequence ATGGAACTGCGTCAACTTCGCTATTTCGTGGCGGTGGCCGAGGAAAGGAACTTCACTCGGGCCGCCGAGCGCCTGAACATGACGCAGCCGCCGCTCTCGCGGCAGATCCAGCAGATCGAAGACACGGTGGGGCTTGCGCTGTTCGAACGCGGCGCGCGCCCGCTCAAGCTGACGGAAGCCGGGCGCGTCTTTTATGCGCAGGCCAAGCGCCTGCTCGAAGAAAGCGATGAGCTGCTGCCGCTCACGCGGCGGCTTGCGCAGCTCGCGGAGCGCATCGTGATCGGTTTCGTGCCGTCCACGCTGTATGGCCCGCTGCCCGACGTGATCCGCGCATTTCGGGAAGCGGCGCCCCTGATCCAGATTTCGCTGATCGAAATGTTTACGATCGAGCAGCTGAGCGCGCTCAAGGGCGGACGCATCGACGTGGGCTTTGGCCGGCTGCGTTTCGACGAATCGCAACTGGCGCGCGAAGTGCTCGTCGAGGAACCGTTGATTGCCGCCTTGCCCTCGGGCCACGCGCTCGCCGACGTGGCGCAACTGACGCTCGACGCTTTGTCGAAAGAAACGCTGATCATCTATCCGTCGACGCCGCGCCCGAGCTACGCGGATCAACAGTTGTCCGCGTTCCGCGACCACGCCGTCGAACCGGCCGCCGTTCACGAGGTACGGGAACTGCAGACGGCACTAGGACTCGTTGCCGCTCAAGTGGGCGTGTGTCTCGTGCCGGAGAGTGTGCGGGGTTTGCGGGCCCGCGGCGTGACCTATCGGTCGATCGAGGAAACGAATGTGTCGTCGCCGATCATCATGAGCCGGCGTTTGCAGGATCAAAGCTCTACGACAGAACTGTTCTGCTCGATCGCGCGCGATCTGTTCAAGAGGCCGTTGGCCGTCTAG
- a CDS encoding YbfB/YjiJ family MFS transporter, with the protein MSTDASLPTTSANGQTAVWRHIFAGFCASLVGIGLARFAYTPLIPPLIQAHWFAASDVVYLGAANLAGYLLGALLGRPVAHRLTNTHTLRAMMVLVTVTFLACAFPVSVAWFFFWRLLSGVAGGAIMVLVAATVRPHVPADRKGLASGAIFLGLGVGIAASGTIVPLLLNLGLHNTWIGIAILSAALTLATWYGWPSATKAHAHSAHAAPTAKTHNPSTVRVLYAEYALMAVGLVPTMVFLVDFIARGLGAGAHVGAAYWILYGVGAIFGAPVYGFMADRLGGRFAIRALTLLQIVVVAAFAMSSNQIVIGVLTLVIGSFPPGIVPMMLARVHEVLPHDHAGQHRAWSRATTTFAAFQALAGYSYSALFNSSGGNHRLLFVIGAVALVFVVLVDCAAPLLAREPGQKQNNR; encoded by the coding sequence ATGTCCACCGATGCTTCACTTCCAACAACATCTGCCAACGGTCAAACTGCCGTATGGCGGCACATCTTCGCGGGCTTCTGCGCGAGCCTCGTCGGCATCGGGCTGGCGCGCTTCGCCTATACACCGCTGATTCCGCCGCTCATTCAGGCGCACTGGTTCGCGGCATCGGACGTGGTGTATCTGGGCGCGGCGAATCTTGCCGGGTATCTGCTCGGTGCGTTGCTCGGCCGTCCGGTCGCGCATCGTCTGACGAACACACATACGCTGCGGGCCATGATGGTGCTGGTCACGGTGACCTTTCTGGCGTGCGCGTTTCCCGTCTCCGTCGCGTGGTTCTTCTTCTGGAGATTACTGTCGGGCGTCGCGGGCGGCGCGATCATGGTGCTGGTCGCTGCAACGGTGCGGCCGCATGTGCCGGCGGATCGTAAGGGTCTCGCAAGCGGTGCGATCTTTCTGGGCCTTGGCGTCGGCATTGCGGCTTCGGGGACGATCGTCCCGTTGCTGCTCAATCTCGGCTTGCACAACACGTGGATCGGCATCGCGATCCTCTCCGCGGCTTTGACGCTGGCAACGTGGTACGGATGGCCGTCGGCGACGAAAGCGCACGCACATTCCGCGCACGCTGCTCCAACTGCGAAGACGCACAACCCGTCGACAGTTCGTGTGCTTTACGCCGAGTACGCGTTGATGGCGGTCGGCCTTGTTCCCACGATGGTTTTCCTGGTCGATTTCATTGCGCGCGGACTTGGCGCGGGCGCGCATGTCGGTGCGGCATATTGGATTCTGTATGGCGTTGGTGCCATTTTCGGCGCGCCCGTATATGGATTCATGGCCGATCGCTTAGGCGGGCGCTTTGCAATCCGCGCGCTTACGCTGTTGCAGATCGTCGTGGTCGCAGCGTTCGCGATGTCCAGCAATCAAATCGTAATCGGCGTGCTGACGCTCGTCATCGGCAGTTTTCCGCCGGGCATCGTGCCGATGATGCTTGCGCGCGTCCATGAAGTCCTGCCGCACGATCATGCCGGGCAGCACAGGGCATGGAGCCGCGCCACGACGACGTTTGCAGCATTTCAGGCGCTCGCGGGCTACTCGTATTCGGCATTGTTCAATAGCAGCGGTGGCAACCATCGCCTACTCTTTGTAATTGGCGCGGTGGCACTCGTGTTCGTCGTCCTGGTCGACTGCGCGGCGCCGTTGCTTGCGCGAGAGCCTGGTCAAAAACAGAACAACCGATAA
- a CDS encoding FMN-dependent NADH-azoreductase: protein MKIFHVDSSAKRERSNSRALSRQFIENLRAEGVDVELDYLDVTVDTPPHVTEAFAIATYKEEHERTAEMRATLAASDALCKRLLEADAFVFAMPMYNWSMPSAFKAFIDSATRPGITYKADADGNIVGQLSRQKVLFITTRGADLRPGNPFSSMDALTPALKAAFAFIGANDPRFVDAQPLQFSDQEARIEALKRAHAELASVAADWAAWERARVGSELQETA from the coding sequence ATGAAAATTTTCCACGTCGATTCGAGCGCCAAGCGCGAACGGTCCAACTCCCGCGCCCTGTCGCGCCAGTTCATCGAAAACCTGCGCGCCGAGGGCGTGGATGTCGAGCTCGACTATCTGGACGTCACGGTCGATACGCCGCCGCACGTCACCGAGGCCTTTGCCATCGCGACCTACAAGGAAGAGCACGAGCGCACGGCTGAGATGCGCGCTACGCTGGCCGCCTCCGACGCGCTTTGCAAACGGCTGCTCGAAGCCGACGCCTTCGTGTTTGCGATGCCGATGTACAACTGGTCGATGCCTTCGGCATTCAAGGCGTTCATCGACAGCGCCACGCGTCCCGGCATTACGTACAAGGCGGACGCGGACGGAAACATCGTCGGCCAGTTGAGCCGTCAGAAGGTGCTGTTCATCACGACGCGCGGCGCAGATTTGCGTCCCGGGAACCCGTTTTCGTCGATGGATGCGCTGACGCCGGCGCTCAAAGCCGCATTTGCTTTCATCGGTGCCAACGATCCGCGCTTCGTTGATGCGCAGCCATTGCAGTTCTCGGATCAGGAAGCGCGCATCGAGGCGCTGAAGCGCGCGCACGCCGAGCTGGCAAGCGTCGCAGCCGATTGGGCCGCATGGGAGCGCGCGCGCGTGGGCAGCGAGTTGCAAGAGACGGCGTAA
- a CDS encoding RrF2 family transcriptional regulator — protein MSHISAGVEYGLHCLLFLTEAAPGGVAEASVRDLAELQGVPADYVAKLFTKLHKAGLVIATEGAKGGFALARPANQISVLDVVTAIDGDKSLFECREVRTRCAVFGETAPTWATSGVCSIHAVMQNAEKRMREALASQSLEDLAVRTTAKAPRTYGPQVVKWLDGRTTGRRRERGGSRSGSTPGARS, from the coding sequence ATGTCTCACATCAGCGCAGGCGTCGAATATGGGTTGCACTGCCTGCTTTTTTTGACGGAAGCGGCGCCCGGCGGCGTGGCCGAAGCGAGTGTGCGCGATCTGGCGGAACTGCAAGGCGTGCCCGCCGACTATGTAGCGAAACTGTTTACGAAATTACATAAGGCCGGGCTGGTCATTGCTACGGAAGGGGCGAAGGGCGGTTTTGCGCTCGCGCGTCCGGCAAACCAGATTTCGGTGCTCGACGTGGTGACGGCGATCGATGGCGACAAGTCCTTGTTCGAGTGCCGGGAAGTGCGCACGCGCTGTGCGGTGTTCGGCGAGACGGCACCAACCTGGGCGACGAGCGGCGTGTGCTCGATTCATGCCGTGATGCAGAACGCCGAGAAGCGCATGCGCGAGGCGCTGGCATCGCAATCGCTGGAGGACCTGGCGGTCCGTACGACGGCGAAGGCGCCGCGCACCTATGGCCCGCAAGTCGTGAAGTGGCTGGACGGCCGCACGACGGGCAGGCGGCGCGAGCGTGGTGGTTCGCGCAGTGGTTCAACGCCTGGCGCGCGTTCCTGA
- the catA gene encoding catechol 1,2-dioxygenase, which produces MDIKTIDALLNKINESATHEGNARTKQVVNRIIRDLFITIDELDVTPNEFWSALNYLGEAGQSGELGLLAAGLGFEHFLDVRLDEAETKAGLQGGTPRTIEGPLYVAGAPESTGHARLDNGNEPGETLVMRGRVLAENGEPVRDALVEVWHANHLGNYSHFDKSQAEFNLRRSIRTDENGTYSFRSVVPIGYSVPPQGKTQQLLDLLGRHGHRPAHIHFFVSAPGYRKLTTQINIEGDPYLWDDFAFATREGLVPAVKKEEGATGKPYGIDGQFALIDFDFSLVKERDNVPTSEVERVRA; this is translated from the coding sequence ATGGACATCAAAACCATCGACGCCCTGTTGAACAAGATCAACGAAAGCGCCACGCACGAAGGTAATGCCCGCACGAAGCAGGTGGTCAACCGCATCATCCGCGATCTGTTCATCACGATCGACGAACTCGACGTGACGCCGAACGAATTCTGGTCAGCGCTGAACTATCTCGGCGAAGCGGGCCAAAGCGGTGAGCTGGGTCTGCTGGCGGCGGGTCTCGGCTTCGAGCACTTCCTCGACGTGCGTCTCGACGAAGCGGAAACCAAGGCAGGCCTCCAGGGCGGCACGCCGCGCACGATCGAAGGTCCGCTGTATGTGGCGGGCGCGCCGGAATCGACGGGCCATGCACGGCTCGACAATGGCAACGAACCGGGCGAAACGCTGGTGATGCGTGGCCGTGTTCTCGCCGAAAACGGCGAGCCGGTACGCGACGCGCTGGTCGAAGTGTGGCACGCGAATCATCTGGGCAACTACTCGCACTTCGACAAATCGCAGGCCGAGTTCAACCTGCGCCGCTCGATCCGTACCGACGAAAACGGCACGTACAGCTTCCGCAGCGTGGTGCCGATCGGCTATAGCGTGCCGCCGCAGGGCAAGACGCAACAACTGCTCGATCTGCTTGGTCGTCACGGTCATCGCCCGGCGCATATCCACTTCTTCGTGTCGGCACCCGGTTACCGCAAGCTGACGACGCAGATCAACATCGAAGGTGATCCGTATCTGTGGGATGACTTCGCGTTCGCGACGCGTGAAGGTCTCGTGCCCGCGGTCAAGAAGGAAGAGGGCGCAACGGGCAAGCCTTATGGCATCGACGGCCAGTTCGCGTTGATCGACTTCGACTTCAGCCTCGTCAAGGAACGCGACAACGTGCCGACGAGCGAAGTGGAACGCGTGCGCGCCTGA
- a CDS encoding cupin domain-containing protein, producing MNFVQTVLASTAAACIALTAPHAAHAHGVDGPREHISPAFQTPIANVPGKTMTAIVVDYKPGGVSPSHRHGQAFVVGYVLQGEIRSKVDDGEARVYHAGESWTEAPGVHHMVSENASKTKPAKLLAIFVADDNDKDLVTWDKK from the coding sequence GTGAATTTCGTTCAGACCGTTCTTGCCTCCACGGCGGCAGCCTGCATCGCACTGACGGCGCCTCACGCGGCGCACGCGCATGGTGTCGATGGGCCGCGCGAGCACATCAGCCCCGCGTTCCAGACGCCGATTGCAAATGTGCCCGGCAAGACCATGACGGCCATCGTCGTCGACTACAAACCGGGCGGCGTGTCGCCGTCGCATCGTCATGGTCAGGCATTCGTGGTCGGCTACGTGCTGCAGGGCGAGATCCGAAGCAAGGTCGACGATGGCGAAGCGCGCGTGTATCACGCCGGTGAAAGCTGGACAGAAGCACCGGGCGTGCATCACATGGTCAGCGAAAACGCAAGCAAGACGAAGCCTGCAAAGCTGCTCGCCATCTTTGTCGCTGACGACAACGATAAAGACCTCGTCACATGGGACAAGAAGTAA